The region ACCATTTTTAACGAGTTAGTTAGCTTATCTTCTATTTGTGGTAAGGCATTTCGAAAGCCAATCATAGCAACCACAAGTCCTACAAAAGCAGTCCCAAAAGCAGAAACAACTTGGTCAATTAACGAAAATAGTGCTCCCATGATACCAGGAATATAATTCCCGCTACGATACACCTCATAATCAGAGCAATCTGCTATCATTGGTACGACAATATTATTGCTTACTGTCTTACAACCATTTAATAAGATAAAGATTCCAAAAAATAAGAGTGAAATCATATTCCATTTTGTTAAACCAATTTGAGTTAAATTACCAAATAATAATAAGAATGTCATAATGATTTGAAAACAAATCGCTAACCATGTAAAAGATTCAAAGGCCTTCTTCTGTCCTAAACGCTGAGCCACCATAACACCAATTGACACAACGAGTAAATTTGGAATGGCGGTTACTAAACCAATCTGACCTGACAATTCATAGTTTTTCATCATGATTCCAAAAATTATAACACCAACTGTTATATTACTGTAAACCATAGAGGTGAATTTATTCACTGAAGCAGCCGTTACTAACATTCTGATTGGCTTATTATGTTTCATGATGCTAACATAATCTTTCATATTAATCTTTGTGACTTGATCAGAACTTCCATAGTATTCTTTTCTATCTTTACTCCATATTCCAATTACTGCACAAATCGTACAAATTCCACCGATTAGTACAATCCAGAGCGTTAATTCTTGATATAACTTAGGATTTTTAAACCCGCCATACTTCTTCGCAAGAAATGTTTGCGCATAGAGGGCCGTTCCGCCGTAGCTTGCAGTAATAAAAAGAGAGTCAAAATAGGTGGATAAAGGTCTCATCTTCGGATTATTCGTCATTACTGTCTGGCCTGCTTTTGCTACCAGCATCTGAAATGTGTAACCAAAAACAAAGATAATATAAATTAAGACAAAGATCGGTAACCTGATAGCTTTTGGTATTGTGTAAGAACAATAGTATAATAACAAAGAGCTAATCGCCATTAATGCATTCCCAAGCACCATAAAAGGTCTAAATTTTCCGTATTTTCCTTCCGTTCTGTCTACGACATAACCGATAAATGGATCAATCAGTCCGTCAAAGACTCTAAGTGCTGTTAATACAACTGATGTTAATACGACCGAAAATCCTATAATACCATTCACAAAATATGCGGTATATTCCATTAAAGCCAAATATAATGTGGAAGCTGCTGTATTAAGAGAAAACAGTGCAATCAGAAAAGCACTTGCATTATTATAACGTGGATCTAATTTTTTTGTACTAAATATCATATAGCCCTCACAACTAGAATTTATTTAAATGACCTATCATCGAAAGCCAATGGAATTGTAATCACATTATTTCAACCAATGGTAACATACTTTGCAATAACATGTCAAATTCTTCCTCACTTTCTATACTATCCAATATTTCTTTGGAACATACATCTCATAATTTCTTAATTTACTCATATATTTTTTTGAAGAGGATTTGGAGTGAATGCAATGCTATTCCATACAAGATCCATACAAGATACCTTAAAAGCTCTCAAAGTTAATGCTTCAACTGGGCTTAGCACAAAAGAGGCACAAAAACGGCAACAGGAATACGGCAAAAATCAACTGGAGGCAAAAAAGGGAAAAAGCATTCTCTCCCGCTTCCTTTCGCAATTTAAGGATTTTATGATTATAGTATTAATCGCTGCGGCTGTCGTATCCTTTTTTATCTCCCTGCTAAAGGGTCATGCAGATTACATAGACCCCATCATAATTTTCGCCATAATATTTTTAAATGCAATCTTGGGAGTTATACAAGAAGAAAAGGCTGAAAAATCACTCGAAGCACTTAAGAAAATGTCAGCACCAACCGCAGAAGTATTACGTGATAGTAAACGAATCACACTTCCCTCCACGGAACTTGTACCGGGAGACATTATTTACTTAGAAACAGGACACTACATACCAGCAGATGCACGCCTCATTACTAGCATTAATCTTCGCGTTGATGAGTCTGCGCTTACTGGAGAGTCACATCCAGTTGAAAAAGATGCCAATGTAATTCTAAAAGAAAACACGATGCTAGGAGATAGAAAGAACCTAGTGCCTGCAACCGGTGTAATCACCTTTGGTCGTGGGATTGCGGTTGTTACTGCAATTGGTATGGGTACTGAAGTTGGTACAATTGCGCGAATGATAATGGAAGATGAGACTCCAGAAACACCACTCCAAAAACGTCTTGAAAAGACTGGGAAAGCTCTAGGTATTGCAGCTTTAGGTATTTGTATCGCTATATTTTTACTTGGTACCTTACAAGGACGTGAATTATTTGATATGTTTATGACTAGCGTAAGTTTAGCAGTCGCCGCAATTCCAGAAGGGCTACCAAGAGTAGTATAGTATAAAGTGCTTGGGTAATGGGCACTTTTTTATTGCCTAATCATATCTAAAATGTTA is a window of Lachnoclostridium phytofermentans ISDg DNA encoding:
- a CDS encoding HAD-IC family P-type ATPase, with the protein product MLFHTRSIQDTLKALKVNASTGLSTKEAQKRQQEYGKNQLEAKKGKSILSRFLSQFKDFMIIVLIAAAVVSFFISLLKGHADYIDPIIIFAIIFLNAILGVIQEEKAEKSLEALKKMSAPTAEVLRDSKRITLPSTELVPGDIIYLETGHYIPADARLITSINLRVDESALTGESHPVEKDANVILKENTMLGDRKNLVPATGVITFGRGIAVVTAIGMGTEVGTIARMIMEDETPETPLQKRLEKTGKALGIAALGICIAIFLLGTLQGRELFDMFMTSVSLAVAAIPEGLPRVV
- a CDS encoding MFS transporter, whose product is MIFSTKKLDPRYNNASAFLIALFSLNTAASTLYLALMEYTAYFVNGIIGFSVVLTSVVLTALRVFDGLIDPFIGYVVDRTEGKYGKFRPFMVLGNALMAISSLLLYYCSYTIPKAIRLPIFVLIYIIFVFGYTFQMLVAKAGQTVMTNNPKMRPLSTYFDSLFITASYGGTALYAQTFLAKKYGGFKNPKLYQELTLWIVLIGGICTICAVIGIWSKDRKEYYGSSDQVTKINMKDYVSIMKHNKPIRMLVTAASVNKFTSMVYSNITVGVIIFGIMMKNYELSGQIGLVTAIPNLLVVSIGVMVAQRLGQKKAFESFTWLAICFQIIMTFLLLFGNLTQIGLTKWNMISLLFFGIFILLNGCKTVSNNIVVPMIADCSDYEVYRSGNYIPGIMGALFSLIDQVVSAFGTAFVGLVVAMIGFRNALPQIEDKLTNSLKMVAILCYCIIPIGGWLLSLLSMKHYSLDKEKMREINLKNSIEDNHFEKLS